Proteins from a genomic interval of Geodermatophilus obscurus DSM 43160:
- a CDS encoding acetoacetate--CoA ligase, which translates to MTLAPTVPQLAGFRARCEEVAGADLPTPGALHAFSVEQPDQFWRTLLEWSELPWSGSADVVLTEGDVETARFFPDVRLNYAEALLRPLPGVDDDAPAITAVHAGRPAERLSRGRLRAEVQRTATVLAGLGLREGDRVVLVAPNTARTVVLTLAAAALGAAVATAVPDMGAAALLGRFEQVEPALLVLDRAGMADDTVSVLVAGLPTVRRLLVLDDRPLPVAEVPVDRLSDLDGPTEPEPVWKRRPFDTPLFVMFSSGTTGPPKAMVHGAGGTLLEHVKEHRLHGDLSPADTLYFHTTTAWMMWNWQLSALAVGAHVILYDGPVSGPETLWQLVADHGVTVFGTSPAYLQLCQDGAYRPAGAVDLSRLRAVLSTGAVLHDWQFDWLAEAVGPLPVQSVSGGTDIIGCFVLGSPELPVRRGRCQVRSLGLDVAAVDEEGREVIGAVGELVCRRPFPSRPVGFLRDPDGARFHASYFAAHPGTWTHGDLVDFDPDGSARLHGRSDGVLNVDGLRIGPSEVYAALRGVPEVADAMAVEQRDPDRPGSSRMVLLVVLRAGARFDDDLARGIRRTLRQEASAAHVPSVVVAVPELPLTHNGKRSERAARDAVNGDPVLNAAALRNPQCLEAIRAAVRAPDPDVAAPVRTGPGTPDPAVLEDLRPLWRDVLHGTETGPEDDFFDSGGTSRQVMSLLRRVRLDLGVDVPLPEFLTEPTLAGLTRAVCRARSAAAPEVPLLRAGRGRPVFVLGDAWGQLNSYAGLVQHLETERPIHGIQVPLTHEGRRRTVVEVAEDAVARLRLVQPAGPYSLLGYSFGGLVAYAMATALQAAGEPVGYLGLIDVLPPLAALTPAEARARRWVGRVETVLSGEGRAALTRRLGLPARRESAATEDEFFQGSYETANCWRPVPYAGAVTYYLAEDRPPLVGNSLAAWRRVAPHLLVTEVPGHHGDHNDGRPSVLSARFVGSLAARVSATLR; encoded by the coding sequence ATGACGCTCGCTCCCACGGTTCCGCAGCTCGCCGGGTTCCGCGCCCGCTGCGAGGAGGTGGCCGGCGCCGACCTGCCCACCCCCGGCGCGCTGCACGCCTTCTCCGTGGAGCAGCCCGACCAGTTCTGGCGGACGCTGCTGGAGTGGTCGGAGCTGCCCTGGTCCGGCTCGGCCGACGTCGTCCTGACCGAGGGGGACGTCGAGACCGCCCGCTTCTTCCCCGACGTCCGGCTCAACTACGCCGAGGCGCTGCTGCGGCCGCTGCCCGGCGTGGACGACGACGCGCCGGCGATCACCGCGGTGCACGCCGGCCGCCCGGCGGAGCGGCTCAGCCGCGGGCGGCTGCGGGCCGAGGTTCAGCGGACCGCCACCGTCCTGGCCGGGCTCGGCCTGCGCGAGGGCGACCGCGTGGTGCTCGTCGCGCCCAACACCGCGCGGACCGTGGTCCTGACGCTCGCCGCCGCGGCGCTCGGCGCAGCGGTCGCCACCGCGGTTCCCGACATGGGTGCCGCCGCGCTGCTCGGTCGTTTCGAGCAGGTGGAGCCGGCGCTGCTGGTCCTCGACCGCGCGGGGATGGCCGACGACACCGTTTCTGTGCTGGTGGCCGGGCTGCCCACCGTGCGCCGGCTGCTGGTCCTCGACGACCGGCCCCTGCCGGTGGCCGAGGTCCCGGTCGACCGGCTGTCCGACCTCGACGGGCCGACCGAGCCGGAACCGGTCTGGAAGCGCCGCCCGTTCGACACCCCGCTGTTCGTGATGTTCTCCTCGGGCACCACGGGACCGCCGAAGGCCATGGTCCACGGCGCCGGCGGCACGCTCCTGGAGCACGTCAAGGAGCACCGCCTGCACGGCGACCTGAGCCCTGCGGACACGCTCTACTTCCACACCACCACCGCCTGGATGATGTGGAACTGGCAGTTGTCCGCCCTCGCCGTCGGTGCGCACGTCATCCTCTACGACGGTCCGGTCAGCGGGCCGGAGACGCTGTGGCAGCTCGTCGCCGACCACGGGGTGACCGTCTTCGGCACCAGTCCCGCGTACCTGCAGCTGTGCCAGGACGGCGCCTACCGCCCCGCCGGCGCCGTCGACCTGAGCCGGCTGCGCGCCGTCCTCTCGACCGGGGCGGTGCTGCACGACTGGCAGTTCGACTGGCTGGCCGAGGCGGTCGGCCCCCTGCCGGTGCAGTCGGTCTCCGGGGGCACGGACATCATCGGCTGCTTCGTCCTGGGCTCCCCCGAGCTGCCCGTCCGTCGCGGCCGGTGCCAGGTCCGCAGCCTGGGACTGGACGTCGCCGCGGTGGACGAGGAGGGCCGCGAGGTGATCGGGGCGGTCGGTGAGCTGGTGTGCCGGCGACCGTTCCCGTCCCGCCCGGTCGGCTTCCTGCGCGACCCCGACGGCGCCCGGTTCCACGCCTCCTACTTCGCCGCCCACCCCGGCACGTGGACCCACGGGGACCTCGTCGACTTCGACCCCGACGGGTCGGCGCGGCTGCACGGCCGCTCGGACGGTGTCCTGAACGTCGACGGACTGCGGATCGGGCCCAGCGAGGTCTACGCTGCGCTGCGCGGCGTCCCGGAGGTCGCCGACGCGATGGCGGTCGAGCAGCGCGACCCCGACCGCCCGGGCTCCTCCCGCATGGTGCTGCTGGTCGTGCTGCGGGCGGGTGCCCGGTTCGACGACGACCTGGCCCGCGGGATCCGTCGGACGCTGCGGCAGGAGGCCTCCGCGGCGCACGTGCCCTCGGTGGTCGTCGCCGTCCCCGAGCTGCCGCTCACCCACAACGGCAAGCGCTCGGAGCGCGCGGCCCGGGACGCGGTGAACGGCGACCCCGTCCTCAACGCCGCGGCCCTGCGCAACCCACAGTGCCTCGAGGCGATCCGGGCGGCCGTACGGGCGCCGGACCCGGACGTCGCGGCGCCGGTCCGCACCGGCCCCGGCACCCCCGACCCGGCTGTCCTGGAGGACCTCCGTCCCCTCTGGCGCGACGTCCTGCACGGGACCGAGACCGGACCGGAGGACGACTTCTTCGACTCGGGTGGCACGTCCCGCCAGGTGATGAGCCTGCTGCGGAGGGTCCGGCTCGACCTCGGCGTCGACGTCCCCCTGCCGGAGTTCCTCACCGAGCCGACCCTCGCGGGGCTGACCCGCGCCGTCTGCCGGGCTCGCTCGGCCGCCGCCCCGGAGGTGCCGCTGCTGCGTGCCGGGCGCGGTCGGCCGGTGTTCGTCCTCGGTGACGCGTGGGGGCAGCTGAACTCCTACGCCGGGCTGGTGCAGCACCTGGAGACCGAGCGCCCGATCCACGGGATCCAGGTGCCCCTGACGCACGAGGGGCGCCGGCGGACGGTCGTCGAGGTCGCCGAGGACGCCGTGGCACGGCTGCGGCTGGTGCAGCCGGCGGGTCCGTACAGCCTGCTGGGCTACTCCTTCGGCGGCCTCGTGGCCTACGCGATGGCGACCGCGCTGCAGGCAGCGGGCGAACCCGTCGGCTACCTGGGCCTGATCGACGTCCTGCCCCCGCTGGCCGCCCTCACCCCGGCGGAGGCGCGCGCCCGACGGTGGGTCGGCCGCGTGGAGACCGTCCTGTCCGGCGAGGGTCGCGCCGCGCTGACCCGGCGGCTGGGGCTCCCGGCCCGCCGTGAGTCCGCGGCGACGGAGGACGAGTTCTTCCAGGGGTCCTACGAGACGGCCAACTGCTGGCGGCCCGTGCCCTACGCCGGTGCGGTCACCTACTACCTCGCCGAGGACCGCCCACCGCTCGTGGGCAACTCGCTGGCCGCCTGGCGCCGGGTGGCTCCGCACCTGCTGGTCACCGAGGTGCCCGGCCACCACGGGGACCACAACGACGGCCGCCCGAGCGTCCTCAGCGCGCGGTTCGTCGGCTCACTGGCCGCGCGCGTCTCCGCGACGCTGCGATGA
- a CDS encoding septum formation initiator family protein, with protein MSAARGRRGGSGAAPSGRRRSTGRPLSGAASRPVPAGSRSGAGIRPEPRRAVRRTPRAAASGTPRRPLVTGRAVLLAGLVLVLLLTLAGPVRQFLAGRAELTRLAAEGTALDHRAEQLEEELERQADPAYTVRQARERLAYVLPGDRLVVVVDGEAVEGDAGTVPEPEDGELPWYEALLQSVAVADGDEEPDE; from the coding sequence ATGAGCGCGGCGCGCGGCCGCCGCGGCGGGTCGGGCGCGGCGCCGTCGGGCCGGCGGCGCTCCACGGGCCGGCCGCTCTCGGGTGCGGCGTCCCGCCCGGTCCCGGCCGGCTCCCGCTCGGGTGCGGGCATCCGGCCGGAGCCGCGTCGCGCCGTCCGCCGCACCCCGCGGGCGGCGGCCTCCGGCACGCCCCGCCGACCCCTGGTCACGGGCCGCGCGGTGCTGCTGGCCGGCCTGGTCCTGGTGCTGCTGCTGACCCTGGCCGGCCCGGTGCGCCAGTTCCTGGCCGGCCGCGCCGAGCTGACCCGGCTGGCGGCGGAGGGCACCGCGCTGGACCACCGGGCCGAGCAGCTCGAGGAGGAGCTCGAGCGGCAGGCCGACCCGGCCTACACCGTGCGCCAGGCCCGCGAGCGGCTGGCCTACGTGCTGCCCGGTGACCGGCTGGTGGTCGTGGTCGACGGCGAGGCCGTCGAGGGCGACGCCGGCACGGTGCCGGAGCCCGAGGACGGCGAACTGCCCTGGTACGAGGCGCTGCTGCAGTCGGTCGCGGTGGCCGACGGTGACGAGGAGCCCGACGAGTGA
- a CDS encoding MazG family protein produces MPVALAVVVHPALPGLLGPAAWRALSSGRPVVALPGAAAAADALRAEGLPVDDVPDAAAAAARPDSVVALVPAGTEVDAGEVVELAAPAGVRLLDVVRVMDVLRSPGGCPWDAEQTHASLRGYLLEEAHEAYDAIVDDDAAGMREELGDVLLQVVFHARVAAEADPSRRFTVDDVAGDLVDKLVRRHPHVFGDAGPRDVAQVEAGWEEIKKAEKQRRSPTEGVSRSQPAASWGAALVRRATRAGLTTPEPAELGSASPEELGERLLAVVTAAEQRGWDVEDALREAVRRYAGELDAEAETREAETRAAD; encoded by the coding sequence GTGCCCGTCGCGCTCGCCGTCGTCGTCCACCCCGCCCTCCCCGGTCTGCTCGGCCCCGCTGCCTGGCGGGCGCTGTCGAGCGGGCGCCCGGTCGTCGCGCTGCCCGGCGCCGCCGCGGCCGCCGACGCGCTGCGCGCCGAGGGCCTGCCGGTGGACGACGTCCCGGACGCCGCGGCCGCCGCCGCCCGCCCGGACAGCGTGGTCGCCCTCGTGCCGGCCGGGACGGAGGTGGACGCCGGCGAGGTCGTCGAGCTCGCCGCACCCGCCGGGGTTCGGCTGCTCGACGTCGTGCGGGTGATGGACGTGCTGCGCTCGCCCGGCGGCTGCCCGTGGGACGCCGAGCAGACGCACGCCTCGCTGCGCGGCTACCTGCTCGAGGAGGCGCACGAGGCCTACGACGCGATCGTCGACGACGACGCGGCCGGCATGCGCGAGGAGCTCGGGGACGTGCTACTGCAGGTGGTCTTCCACGCGCGGGTCGCCGCGGAGGCCGACCCGTCCCGCCGCTTCACGGTGGACGACGTCGCCGGTGACCTGGTCGACAAGCTGGTCCGGCGGCACCCGCACGTGTTCGGCGACGCCGGCCCGCGCGACGTGGCGCAGGTCGAGGCGGGCTGGGAGGAGATCAAGAAGGCCGAGAAGCAGCGGCGCTCGCCGACCGAGGGCGTCTCGCGTTCGCAGCCCGCAGCATCGTGGGGAGCGGCGCTGGTGCGCCGCGCGACCCGCGCCGGCCTGACCACGCCCGAGCCCGCGGAGCTCGGCTCGGCCAGCCCGGAGGAGCTGGGGGAGCGGCTGCTGGCTGTCGTCACCGCCGCGGAACAGCGCGGCTGGGACGTCGAGGACGCGCTGCGCGAGGCGGTCCGCCGTTATGCCGGCGAGCTGGATGCCGAGGCGGAGACGCGCGAGGCCGAGACGCGCGCGGCCGACTGA
- a CDS encoding 4'-phosphopantetheinyl transferase family protein — translation MPSTARAVTCADAPGAGADVAVRLVDLGADDEATARAASVLTPAELARARRGAPAVHRRRVLVRAALRVALAAELGEAPGAVPLRTAPSGRPVVGVSGLHVSCSASGVLGLVAVGRDCRIGVDLEQVTPWTPDVLGEGWLSPIEQRALARLPATARAVATTRAWTQKEAVLKARGTGLLEDPRTVVPPIGQQAGTVAGWSVRDVPVPDGWVASLAVAANEETPR, via the coding sequence ATGCCCTCGACTGCCAGAGCTGTCACCTGCGCGGATGCCCCAGGGGCCGGCGCTGACGTCGCCGTCCGGCTGGTCGACCTGGGCGCGGACGACGAGGCGACGGCCCGGGCGGCGAGCGTCCTCACGCCGGCCGAGCTGGCCCGCGCGCGGCGCGGCGCGCCCGCCGTCCACCGCCGCCGCGTGCTCGTCCGGGCCGCTCTGCGGGTTGCCCTGGCCGCCGAGCTCGGGGAGGCCCCCGGCGCGGTCCCCCTCCGCACCGCCCCATCCGGCCGTCCCGTGGTGGGGGTGTCCGGTCTCCACGTCAGCTGCTCGGCCAGCGGTGTCCTGGGCCTGGTCGCCGTGGGCCGCGACTGCCGCATCGGGGTCGACCTCGAGCAGGTGACACCGTGGACGCCGGACGTCCTCGGCGAGGGCTGGCTCAGCCCCATCGAGCAGCGCGCTCTCGCCCGGCTCCCGGCGACGGCCCGCGCCGTCGCCACCACGCGGGCGTGGACGCAGAAGGAGGCCGTCCTCAAGGCCCGCGGCACCGGCCTGCTCGAGGACCCCCGCACCGTGGTGCCGCCCATCGGGCAGCAGGCCGGCACGGTGGCCGGCTGGTCGGTCCGCGACGTGCCGGTACCGGACGGATGGGTGGCCAGCCTGGCGGTCGCCGCGAACGAGGAGACACCTCGATGA
- the mfd gene encoding transcription-repair coupling factor, translating to MTLRGVLDVVLTDPGMARVVAAAGNAELAVTAPPSVQPLVATALSTARGGAGVPVLVVTAGERDADAVADQLRCFLPDRRTEVFPAWETLPHERLSPRADTVGRRLAVLRDLTHPGANGTIDVLVAPVRSVLQPLAPGLGDLVPVELRPGDTAELDDVARALADAAYTRVELVEKRGEFAVRGGLLDVFPPTEPHPVRVEFWGDEVDELRYFSAADQRSLDERPERLWAPPCRELLLTDQVRERAAALAAEHPGLLEILGRLAEGIAVEGMESLTPALIGDAHMQLLTDLVPAGTHVLVCDPERVRSRAADLVRTAEEFLAASWATAAEAGEAPIDLGASSFRALAEIEAAARGRGLPWWTTGAFTLAAEEDDTHVTLDATTVERFSGDVPRAIEQLRDWSRQGWRVVVTFAGPGPAQRAADQFTEADLGTRLVPDIAGAPDPRLTHVTQGSLETGFALPGVGLALLTEHDLTGQRGTSMRDAVKMPARRRNAVDLVQLQPGDLVVHEHHGIGRYIEMVSRTVNGGQRDYLIVEYAPSKRNQPPDRLFVPTDALDQLTRYVGGEAPALSKLGGADWQKTKGQARRAVKQIAAELIRLYSARMATRGHAYGPDTVWQRELEDAFPFQETPDQLAAIDEVKTDMQHPVPMDRIICGDVGYGKTEIAVRAAFKAVQDGKQVAVLVPTTLLANQHFKTFSERFAQFPVTVQVLSRFQSEAESREILRRLADGEIDVLVGTHRLLQPTTRFKDLGLVIVDEEQRFGVEHKEYLKTMRTAVDVLSMSATPIPRTLEMSLTGIREMSTILTPPEERHPVLTYVGAWDDKQMAAAIRRELLRDGQVFVIHNRVQSIDKAAAKIRNLVPEARVAVGHGQMREHELERIMVGFWEKEYDVLVATTIVESGLDIPNANTLIVDRADTFGLSQLHQIRGRVGRGRERAYAYFTYDPSRPLTETSVDRLTTIAHNTDLGAGMAVAMKDLEIRGSGNLLGGEQSGHIAGVGFDLYVRLVGEAVTDYRAQLNGEEPPAEPADVRVDLPVDAHLPHDYVPGERLRMEAYRKVASVQSDEQAQAVLDELTDRYGTPPAPVLNLLAVARFRAAVRQWGITEVSMQGRAIRISPVPLAESKQMRLARLADGATYKAAVDTISLKVPVGPDRRTPLRDVALLDHLRSLLAALLEQPVAA from the coding sequence GTGACCCTCCGCGGCGTGCTCGACGTCGTCCTCACCGACCCCGGGATGGCCCGCGTCGTGGCCGCCGCGGGGAACGCGGAGCTGGCGGTCACCGCGCCGCCGTCCGTGCAGCCGCTGGTCGCCACGGCTCTCTCCACGGCGCGGGGCGGCGCCGGCGTGCCCGTCCTCGTCGTGACGGCGGGGGAGCGGGACGCCGACGCGGTCGCCGACCAGCTGCGCTGCTTCCTGCCCGACCGGCGCACCGAGGTCTTCCCGGCCTGGGAGACGCTGCCGCACGAGCGGCTCTCCCCGCGCGCGGACACCGTCGGCCGGCGGCTAGCGGTGCTGCGCGACCTGACCCATCCCGGCGCCAACGGCACGATCGACGTCCTGGTCGCGCCGGTGCGCAGCGTGCTGCAGCCGCTGGCCCCGGGCCTGGGCGACCTCGTCCCGGTCGAGCTGCGGCCCGGGGACACCGCCGAGCTCGACGACGTCGCCCGCGCGCTCGCTGACGCTGCCTACACCCGCGTGGAGCTGGTCGAGAAGCGCGGCGAGTTCGCCGTCCGCGGCGGCCTGCTCGACGTCTTCCCGCCCACCGAGCCGCACCCGGTCCGCGTCGAGTTCTGGGGCGACGAGGTCGACGAGCTGCGCTACTTCTCCGCCGCCGACCAGCGCTCGCTCGACGAGCGCCCGGAGCGGCTGTGGGCGCCGCCGTGCCGCGAGCTGCTGCTCACCGACCAGGTCCGGGAGCGGGCGGCCGCGCTGGCCGCCGAGCACCCCGGGCTGCTGGAGATCCTCGGCAGGCTCGCCGAGGGGATCGCCGTCGAGGGCATGGAGTCGCTGACCCCGGCGCTCATCGGGGACGCGCACATGCAGCTGCTCACCGACCTGGTGCCGGCCGGCACGCACGTGCTGGTCTGCGACCCCGAGCGGGTGCGCAGCCGTGCCGCGGACCTGGTGCGCACCGCCGAGGAGTTCCTCGCCGCCTCCTGGGCGACCGCCGCCGAGGCCGGCGAGGCGCCCATCGACCTCGGTGCGTCGTCCTTCCGCGCCCTGGCGGAGATCGAGGCCGCCGCGCGCGGCCGCGGTCTGCCGTGGTGGACGACGGGCGCGTTCACGCTCGCGGCCGAGGAGGACGACACCCACGTCACCCTCGACGCCACGACCGTCGAGCGCTTCTCCGGCGACGTCCCGCGTGCCATCGAGCAGCTGCGCGACTGGTCCCGGCAGGGCTGGCGGGTCGTGGTGACCTTCGCCGGTCCCGGCCCCGCCCAGCGCGCCGCCGACCAGTTCACCGAGGCCGACCTCGGCACCCGGCTGGTGCCCGACATCGCCGGCGCGCCGGACCCGCGGCTGACCCACGTCACCCAGGGCAGCCTGGAGACCGGCTTCGCCCTCCCGGGTGTGGGGCTGGCGCTGCTCACCGAGCACGACCTCACCGGGCAGCGCGGCACCTCGATGCGCGACGCGGTGAAGATGCCCGCGCGCCGGCGCAACGCCGTCGACCTGGTGCAGCTGCAGCCCGGCGACCTCGTCGTCCACGAGCACCACGGCATCGGCCGCTACATCGAGATGGTCAGCCGCACCGTCAACGGCGGGCAGCGCGACTACCTGATCGTCGAGTACGCGCCGTCGAAGCGGAACCAGCCGCCGGACCGGCTCTTCGTGCCCACCGACGCCCTCGACCAGCTGACCCGCTACGTCGGCGGCGAGGCCCCGGCGCTGTCCAAGCTCGGCGGCGCGGACTGGCAGAAGACCAAGGGCCAGGCGCGCAGGGCGGTCAAGCAGATCGCCGCGGAGCTCATCCGGCTGTACTCGGCGCGGATGGCGACCAGGGGACACGCCTACGGCCCGGACACCGTCTGGCAGCGCGAGCTCGAGGACGCCTTCCCGTTCCAGGAGACGCCCGACCAGCTGGCCGCGATCGACGAGGTCAAGACCGACATGCAGCACCCGGTCCCGATGGACCGGATCATCTGCGGCGACGTCGGCTACGGGAAGACCGAGATCGCCGTGCGGGCGGCCTTCAAGGCGGTGCAGGACGGCAAGCAGGTCGCCGTCCTGGTGCCGACGACGCTGCTGGCCAACCAGCACTTCAAGACCTTCTCCGAGCGCTTCGCGCAGTTCCCGGTGACCGTGCAGGTGCTGTCCCGGTTCCAGTCGGAGGCCGAGTCGCGGGAGATCCTGCGCCGACTGGCCGACGGCGAGATCGACGTCCTCGTGGGCACCCACCGGCTGCTGCAGCCGACCACCCGGTTCAAGGACCTCGGGCTGGTGATCGTCGACGAGGAGCAGCGGTTCGGCGTCGAGCACAAGGAGTACCTAAAGACGATGCGGACGGCGGTCGACGTCCTGTCGATGTCGGCCACCCCGATCCCGCGCACCCTGGAGATGTCGCTGACCGGCATCCGCGAGATGTCGACGATCCTCACGCCGCCGGAGGAGCGGCACCCGGTGCTGACCTACGTCGGTGCCTGGGACGACAAGCAGATGGCCGCCGCCATCCGCCGCGAGCTGCTCCGCGACGGCCAGGTCTTCGTCATCCACAACCGGGTGCAGTCGATCGACAAGGCCGCGGCCAAGATCCGCAACCTGGTGCCCGAGGCCCGGGTGGCGGTCGGCCACGGGCAGATGAGGGAGCACGAGCTCGAGCGGATCATGGTCGGCTTCTGGGAGAAGGAGTACGACGTCCTGGTCGCGACGACGATCGTCGAGTCCGGCCTGGACATCCCCAACGCCAACACACTGATCGTCGACCGGGCCGACACCTTCGGACTCTCCCAGCTGCACCAGATCCGCGGGCGGGTCGGCCGGGGCCGGGAGCGGGCGTACGCGTACTTCACCTACGACCCCAGCCGGCCGCTCACCGAGACCTCGGTCGACCGGCTGACCACCATCGCGCACAACACCGACCTCGGCGCCGGCATGGCGGTGGCGATGAAGGACCTGGAGATCCGCGGCTCGGGCAACCTGCTCGGCGGCGAGCAGTCCGGGCACATCGCCGGCGTCGGGTTCGACCTGTACGTGCGGCTGGTCGGCGAGGCGGTCACCGACTACCGGGCGCAGCTCAACGGCGAGGAGCCGCCGGCCGAGCCGGCCGACGTCCGGGTGGACCTGCCGGTCGACGCCCATCTGCCGCACGACTACGTGCCCGGGGAGCGGCTGCGGATGGAGGCCTACCGCAAGGTCGCCTCGGTGCAGTCCGACGAGCAGGCGCAGGCGGTGCTCGACGAGCTCACCGACCGCTACGGCACCCCGCCGGCCCCGGTGCTCAACCTGCTCGCGGTGGCCCGCTTCCGGGCCGCCGTCCGGCAGTGGGGGATCACCGAGGTGTCGATGCAGGGCCGGGCGATCCGGATCTCACCCGTCCCGCTGGCGGAGTCCAAGCAGATGCGGCTGGCCCGGCTGGCCGACGGCGCCACCTACAAGGCCGCCGTCGACACCATCTCGCTCAAGGTGCCGGTCGGCCCGGACCGGCGGACGCCGCTGCGGGACGTGGCGCTGCTGGACCATCTGCGGTCGCTGCTGGCCGCCCTCCTCGAGCAGCCCGTCGCCGCCTGA
- the eno gene encoding phosphopyruvate hydratase, whose amino-acid sequence MPSIDAVGAREILDSRGNPTVEVEVALDDGTITRAAVPSGASTGAFEAVELRDGGERYGGKGVTKAVDGVLDVIGPELVGYDASEQRLVDQRLLDLDGTPDKSRLGANAILGVSLAVAKAAAESAGLPLFRYVGGPSSHLLPVPMMNILNGGAHADSNVDVQEFMIAPIGAPTFAEALAMGTETYHALKSVLKKDGLSTGLGDEGGFAPNLSSNRAALDLIVRAVESAGYSVGTDIAFALDVAATEFHADGAYAFEGRKLSAEEMTAYYTELVDAYPIVSIEDPLSEEDWDGWVALTAALGNRVQIVGDDLFVTNPSRLADGIARNAANALLVKVNQIGTLTETLDAVNLAHRSGYRCMMSHRSGETEDTTIADLAVATDCGQIKTGAPARSERVAKYNQLLRIEEELDDAARYAGAAAFPRLGAAAGE is encoded by the coding sequence GTGCCCAGCATCGACGCCGTAGGCGCGCGGGAGATCCTCGACTCGCGCGGAAACCCCACCGTGGAGGTCGAGGTCGCCCTCGACGACGGGACGATCACGCGGGCCGCCGTGCCCAGCGGCGCCTCTACCGGCGCCTTCGAGGCGGTGGAGCTCCGGGACGGCGGTGAGCGCTACGGCGGCAAGGGCGTGACCAAGGCCGTCGACGGCGTCCTCGACGTCATCGGTCCCGAGCTGGTCGGCTACGACGCCAGCGAGCAGCGGCTGGTCGACCAGCGGCTGCTGGACCTCGACGGGACGCCGGACAAGTCCCGCCTGGGCGCCAACGCGATCCTCGGCGTCAGCCTCGCGGTGGCCAAGGCCGCCGCCGAGTCCGCCGGCCTGCCGCTGTTCCGCTACGTCGGCGGACCCTCGTCGCACCTGCTACCGGTACCGATGATGAACATCCTCAACGGGGGCGCCCACGCCGACAGCAACGTCGACGTGCAGGAGTTCATGATCGCCCCGATCGGCGCGCCGACCTTCGCCGAGGCGCTGGCCATGGGCACCGAGACCTACCACGCCCTCAAGTCGGTCCTGAAGAAGGACGGCCTGTCCACCGGGCTGGGCGACGAGGGCGGCTTCGCGCCGAACCTCTCCAGCAACCGGGCGGCGCTCGACCTGATCGTCCGGGCCGTCGAGTCGGCTGGCTACTCCGTGGGCACCGACATCGCCTTCGCCCTCGACGTCGCGGCCACCGAGTTCCACGCGGACGGCGCGTACGCCTTCGAGGGCAGGAAGCTGTCGGCGGAGGAGATGACCGCGTACTACACCGAGCTGGTCGACGCCTACCCGATCGTCTCGATCGAGGACCCGCTGTCGGAGGAGGACTGGGACGGCTGGGTCGCCCTCACCGCCGCCCTCGGGAACCGGGTGCAGATCGTCGGCGACGACCTATTCGTGACCAACCCGTCCCGGCTGGCCGACGGCATCGCCCGCAACGCCGCCAACGCGCTGCTGGTGAAGGTCAACCAGATCGGCACGCTCACGGAGACCCTCGACGCGGTCAACCTGGCGCACCGCAGCGGCTACCGCTGCATGATGAGCCACCGCTCCGGCGAGACCGAGGACACCACGATCGCCGACCTCGCCGTCGCCACCGACTGCGGGCAGATCAAGACCGGTGCGCCGGCACGCAGCGAGCGCGTCGCCAAGTACAACCAGCTGCTGCGGATCGAGGAGGAGCTGGACGACGCCGCCCGGTACGCCGGTGCGGCCGCCTTCCCACGGCTGGGCGCGGCGGCCGGCGAGTGA
- a CDS encoding peptidylprolyl isomerase, whose product MQTRRLTASLAVGLVALAGVAGCRSDPGVAAYVGDERVTVGELRTAVDTRLEDPALAEAAAGREDEFTRLVLRRLVEAELYDRFAQRYGVTVDDGDVRARLDELLAGEDPEAVYAQAASQGVARADVFETVRQQVLRQRVAESQGLVRGLSEEELRAAYEEQAPSLAQVRLGYVNVPDQGAADAAVATLQADPGAYPAIAAQFPGATTLPEVATRAPDQVPAPLADVVVSAAPNSATSLTLPDLPGVLVVFVGEPAVPSFEEVRPQLEESARGESDAAAQQLVADVRAGIDVTVNPRFGVIEEGEIVPSDGGVVDILEEAGGTAPAAAGD is encoded by the coding sequence GTGCAGACGCGTCGCCTGACCGCATCGCTGGCCGTGGGCCTGGTCGCGCTGGCCGGGGTGGCCGGCTGCCGCAGCGACCCGGGCGTGGCCGCATACGTCGGCGACGAGCGGGTGACCGTCGGCGAGCTGCGGACCGCGGTCGACACCCGCCTCGAGGACCCGGCGCTGGCCGAGGCCGCCGCCGGGCGCGAGGACGAGTTCACCCGCCTGGTCCTCCGCCGGCTGGTGGAGGCCGAGCTCTACGACCGGTTCGCGCAGCGATACGGCGTCACGGTGGACGACGGCGACGTGCGGGCGCGGCTCGACGAGCTGCTCGCCGGCGAGGACCCGGAGGCGGTCTACGCGCAGGCCGCCTCCCAGGGCGTCGCGCGGGCCGACGTGTTCGAGACCGTCCGCCAGCAGGTGCTGCGCCAGCGGGTCGCTGAGTCCCAGGGGCTGGTCCGGGGGCTCAGCGAGGAGGAGCTGCGCGCCGCGTACGAGGAGCAGGCGCCGTCGCTCGCGCAGGTCCGGTTGGGCTACGTCAACGTCCCCGACCAGGGCGCCGCCGACGCCGCGGTCGCCACGCTGCAGGCCGACCCGGGGGCCTATCCCGCGATCGCCGCGCAGTTCCCCGGCGCGACGACGCTGCCCGAGGTGGCGACGCGGGCGCCGGACCAGGTGCCGGCGCCGCTGGCCGACGTCGTCGTCTCCGCCGCGCCGAACTCGGCCACCTCGTTGACGCTCCCCGACCTGCCCGGCGTCCTGGTCGTCTTCGTCGGCGAGCCGGCCGTGCCGAGCTTCGAGGAGGTCCGCCCCCAGCTGGAGGAGTCCGCCCGGGGCGAGTCGGACGCCGCCGCGCAGCAACTGGTCGCCGACGTCCGCGCCGGCATCGACGTCACGGTGAACCCGCGCTTCGGCGTCATCGAGGAGGGGGAGATCGTCCCGTCCGACGGCGGGGTCGTCGACATCCTCGAGGAGGCCGGCGGCACGGCTCCGGCGGCTGCCGGAGACTGA